One stretch of Punica granatum isolate Tunisia-2019 chromosome 5, ASM765513v2, whole genome shotgun sequence DNA includes these proteins:
- the LOC116209443 gene encoding transcription factor TCP13 — protein sequence MMSSRDPSKEAANFAPKQEGFSASEDASKTVSKASFAPTPWFRLKDPRVVRVSRAFGGKDRHSKVCTIRGLRDRRVRLSVPTAIQLYDLQDRLGLSQPSKVVDWLLDAAKHEIDELPPLPMQPVHLGQPPMFHQNSSSSPSTSLAVDQNLSSNRELGSINGMNWDGSNNSSKSSQRKFLNNSDANSCRNKSNGDCDDEGNRGIISRNDQEEIQQESEGQAAEELVQHSDFSSKTNHNSNYFPYSSNIYHLEPPSIANLPHHGLVTSQSSLENPQSLMNVQISSALSLSQTHPYFPVQFIASSGAGMDPRQVSQFQPTLMMSSGLQNFLPISHEPPLNSLSHHQSSARAPFNYQLRRKCNSSSVSD from the coding sequence ATGATGAGCTCAAGAGATCCATCCAAGGAAGCAGCCAATTTCGCTCCAAAGCAGGAAGGCTTCAGCGCGAGTGAAGATGCTAGCAAGACTGTCTCTAAGGCCTCATTCGCTCCGACACCTTGGTTTAGACTCAAGGATCCGAGGGTTGTCCGAGTGTCTCGTGCCTTTGGAGGTAAAGATCGGCATAGCAAAGTTTGCACCATCAGGGGCTTGAGGGACAGGAGGGTGAGGTTGTCAGTTCCCACTGCAATTCAGCTGTATGATCTTCAAGATAGGCTAGGGCTCAGTCAGCCAAGCAAGGTTGTGGATTGGCTTCTCGATGCTGCAAAGCATGAGATTGACGAGCTACCTCCACTGCCAATGCAACCGGTCCACTTGGGTCAGCCTCCAATGTTTCACCAAAATTCATCATCATCGCCATCTACTTCACTTGCAGTTGATCAGAATCTCTCATCCAATAGGGAGCTGGGGTCGATAAATGGTATGAATTGGGATGGTAGCAACAACTCGAGCAAGTCATCACAGCGCAAGTTCTTGAACAATTCAGATGCTAATTCGTGTCGGAACAAGTCCAATGGTGATTGCGATGATGAAGGAAATCGGGGGATAATATCGAGAAATGATCAAGAGGAAATACAACAAGAAAGTGAGGGGCAAGCAGCCGAAGAATTAGTCCAACATAGCGATTTCTCATCCAAAACCAACCATAACTCTAATTACTTCCCTTACAGCTCAAATATTTATCACTTGGAGCCTCCAAGTATTGCTAATTTACCTCATCATGGGCTGGTCACATCTCAAAGCTCATTGGAAAATCCTCAAAGCCTGATGAACGTTCAGATCTCATCCGCATTGTCTCTCTCCCAAACTCACCCTTATTTTCCTGTGCAGTTTATAGCTTCATCGGGGGCAGGTATGGACCCTCGGCAGGTTAGCCAATTCCAACCGACGCTTATGATGAGCTCAGGCTTGCAAAACTTCTTACCGATCTCTCACGAGCCCCCTCTAAACTCCCTAAGTCATCACCAGTCATCGGCGAGAGCGCCATTTAATTATCAGCTTCGGCGTAAATGCAACAGCAGTTCCGTCTCAGATTAG